The following are encoded in a window of Verrucomicrobiia bacterium genomic DNA:
- a CDS encoding POT family MFS transporter gives MSASSYPTKPVETSGMPPGIPYIIGNEAAERFSFYGMRTILVVFMTQYLMNAQGQLAPMPEAEARAWFHTFVSAVYFLPLLGAIISDALLGKYRTIFYLSIVYCFGHLALAIDDTRLGLAIGLTLIAVGSGGIKPCVSANVGDQFGRANQHLLPRVFGWFYFSINFGSFFSTLLTPWLLKHHGPAWAFGVPGIFMFLATLIFWMGRNKFVRVPPAGMQFVKDLFSLNNLKIIGRLVPIYLCVAMFWALWDQTSSAWVLQAEKMNRQMFGYEILSSQVQAINPLLILVLIPFCSYVLYPFIDRFWKLTPLRKIGLGFFLTIPSFLLTAWVESQIQAGHQPHISWQFLAFVIISLAEVMVSITCLEFSYTQAPVTLKSLVMSVYLLSISLGNAFTAGINHFIQNPDGSSKLAGTDYYLFFTVLMAVTAVVYVFIARWYKEQPVHLATEAAAK, from the coding sequence ATGTCAGCCTCATCTTATCCCACCAAACCCGTGGAAACCTCGGGGATGCCACCGGGCATCCCTTACATCATCGGGAATGAAGCGGCCGAGCGTTTCAGCTTTTATGGCATGCGCACCATTTTGGTGGTGTTCATGACCCAGTACCTGATGAATGCTCAAGGCCAACTGGCCCCCATGCCCGAGGCTGAAGCGCGCGCCTGGTTTCACACGTTTGTCTCCGCGGTTTATTTCCTGCCACTGCTGGGAGCCATCATCTCCGACGCGCTTCTGGGCAAGTATCGCACCATCTTTTATCTCTCCATTGTGTACTGCTTCGGGCATCTGGCGCTGGCCATTGATGATACCCGGCTGGGCCTTGCCATCGGGTTGACTTTGATCGCCGTGGGTTCAGGCGGCATCAAGCCCTGCGTCTCGGCCAACGTCGGAGATCAATTTGGCCGGGCCAATCAACACCTGCTGCCGCGCGTCTTCGGGTGGTTTTATTTCTCCATCAATTTTGGCTCGTTCTTTTCCACGCTGCTCACTCCCTGGTTGCTGAAGCATCATGGTCCGGCGTGGGCCTTTGGTGTGCCGGGCATTTTCATGTTCCTGGCCACGCTCATTTTCTGGATGGGCCGTAACAAATTTGTACGTGTCCCGCCGGCAGGCATGCAGTTTGTCAAAGACCTCTTCAGCTTGAACAACCTGAAAATCATTGGCCGGCTGGTGCCCATTTACCTATGTGTGGCCATGTTTTGGGCCTTGTGGGACCAGACCAGCTCGGCGTGGGTGTTACAGGCCGAGAAAATGAATCGCCAGATGTTCGGGTATGAAATCCTCTCGTCGCAAGTCCAGGCCATCAATCCCCTGCTGATTCTGGTTTTGATCCCCTTCTGTTCCTACGTTTTGTACCCGTTCATTGACCGGTTTTGGAAGCTTACCCCGCTGCGCAAAATTGGTCTGGGCTTTTTCCTCACCATTCCGTCGTTTTTATTGACGGCGTGGGTGGAATCACAGATCCAGGCCGGGCATCAACCCCACATTTCGTGGCAATTCCTTGCTTTCGTCATCATCAGTCTGGCGGAGGTCATGGTTTCCATCACCTGTTTGGAGTTTTCCTACACCCAAGCGCCCGTCACCTTGAAATCCCTCGTCATGTCGGTGTATCTGCTCTCCATCTCATTGGGCAACGCTTTCACTGCCGGCATCAACCACTTCATTCAAAATCCTGACGGCTCCAGCAAACTGGCGGGCACTGACTATTACCTGTTTTTTACTGTCCTCATGGCCGTGACAGCGGTGGTTTATGTCTTTATTGCCCGGTGGTACAAGGAACAACCGGTGCATCTGGCCACCGAGGCCGCGGCAAAATAA
- the ilvC gene encoding ketol-acid reductoisomerase — MAIIDFGGTKEKVVTRKEFPIAKARKVLKNETIAIIGYGVQGPAQGLNLRDNGFNVIVGQARQFKKDWDRAVKDGWVPGKTLFDIEEAVQRGTIIQMLVSDAAQRAIWPTVKKHLKDGDALYFSHGFSIAYKKLTGVIPPPNVDVIMVAPKGSGTSVRRNFLSGAGINSSYAVEQDYTGRAEERCLAVGIGIGSGYLFPTTFEHEVFSDLTGERGVLMGALAGIMEAQYDVLRANGHTPSEAFNETVEELTQSLIRLVDENGMDWMYANCSATAQRGALDWKPKFKKAVMPVFKELYKRVKSGEECKRVLKACGAPNYQEQLQKELNEIRDSEMWRAGAAVRALRPKEPAKAITKGTKGVAGRASN, encoded by the coding sequence ATGGCCATTATTGATTTTGGCGGCACAAAAGAAAAAGTGGTGACGCGGAAGGAATTTCCGATCGCCAAGGCGCGTAAAGTTCTGAAGAACGAAACCATTGCCATTATTGGTTACGGCGTGCAAGGGCCCGCGCAGGGGTTGAATCTCCGGGACAATGGCTTCAACGTCATTGTGGGCCAGGCCCGGCAATTCAAAAAGGATTGGGACCGCGCCGTGAAGGATGGCTGGGTGCCGGGCAAAACCTTGTTCGACATCGAGGAGGCCGTGCAGCGTGGGACCATCATTCAGATGCTTGTTTCCGATGCGGCGCAGCGGGCCATCTGGCCGACGGTGAAAAAGCATTTGAAGGACGGTGATGCCTTGTATTTCAGCCACGGGTTCAGCATCGCCTACAAAAAGCTGACGGGCGTGATTCCGCCGCCCAACGTGGACGTCATCATGGTGGCGCCCAAAGGCTCGGGCACCTCGGTGCGCCGCAACTTCCTCTCCGGCGCCGGCATCAATTCTAGCTACGCCGTTGAGCAGGATTACACCGGCCGCGCCGAAGAGCGCTGCCTGGCCGTGGGCATTGGCATCGGTTCAGGATACCTTTTCCCCACCACGTTTGAGCATGAAGTGTTCAGCGATCTTACCGGCGAGCGCGGGGTTCTGATGGGGGCGCTGGCCGGCATCATGGAGGCCCAATACGATGTGTTGCGCGCCAACGGCCACACGCCGAGCGAGGCCTTTAATGAGACGGTGGAGGAATTAACCCAAAGCCTCATTCGCCTGGTGGACGAAAATGGCATGGACTGGATGTACGCCAACTGCTCGGCCACGGCTCAGCGGGGGGCCCTGGACTGGAAGCCCAAGTTCAAGAAGGCTGTCATGCCGGTGTTCAAGGAGCTGTACAAGCGGGTCAAGAGCGGTGAGGAATGCAAGCGGGTGCTCAAGGCCTGCGGCGCGCCGAATTACCAGGAGCAGCTCCAGAAGGAGTTGAACGAGATTCGCGATTCCGAGATGTGGCGGGCAGGCGCGGCGGTGCGCGCCCTGCGGCCCAAGGAGCCGGCCAAAGCCATCACCAAGGGCACCAAAGGGGTGGCGGGCCGCGCCTCCAACTAA
- a CDS encoding glycosyl hydrolase family 28 protein, translating into MSAFVSFTAMTTRMFWLALVCVLLDGSAAMAATLNVKDFGAQGDGRTVDTPALQKAMDTAASQGGGTVIFPAGRYLSGTLHLRDNLTMVWEAGACLVGTTNLDLYSAPNPPAYLPEARWGKWHRGLIIGQSVTNVTLCGPGKIDGNRVFDPTGEERMRGPHTIVFVDCRNFTIRDLEIVDSANYAIFFQVSDEVEIRRVKIRGGWDGVHWRGAPERWCRDVRILDCQMYTGDDCIAGRYWERTLIQNCVLNSSCNPVRIIGPVRQLILQQCLLYGPGLEPHRTSNRYNALAGVNLQPGAWDATRGLTDDVLISDVTMHHVAAPVHISLKPGNTAGTIRVQRVNASGVYRAAMSAESWADAPITNIIFRDITVEYTGGGRAVSPLAAVKSPGVDVRPLPAWGLYVRDVQNLELDQVRLRFEKPDTRPALLLEKVGEAWLEQVSVRQAADASAPLLTTNVGKVHLRQTNFTEPFRELTPSSPVP; encoded by the coding sequence TTGTCCGCCTTTGTCAGCTTCACGGCGATGACCACGCGGATGTTTTGGCTGGCGCTGGTGTGCGTCTTGCTGGATGGCTCAGCGGCCATGGCGGCCACGCTCAACGTCAAAGATTTTGGCGCGCAGGGGGACGGTCGCACCGTAGATACACCCGCCCTGCAAAAGGCCATGGATACTGCCGCCAGCCAGGGGGGCGGCACCGTAATCTTCCCTGCCGGTCGTTATCTTTCCGGCACGCTGCACCTCCGTGACAACCTCACCATGGTCTGGGAGGCAGGCGCCTGTCTCGTGGGCACAACCAACCTGGACCTCTACTCCGCCCCGAATCCCCCCGCCTACCTGCCGGAGGCCAGGTGGGGCAAGTGGCACCGTGGACTTATCATTGGCCAAAGCGTCACCAATGTTACGCTGTGCGGTCCGGGCAAAATTGACGGCAACCGCGTGTTTGATCCCACTGGCGAGGAGCGTATGCGGGGGCCGCATACCATAGTGTTTGTGGATTGCCGGAATTTTACCATTCGGGACCTGGAAATTGTGGATTCGGCCAATTACGCCATCTTTTTCCAGGTCAGCGACGAGGTGGAGATTCGCCGCGTGAAAATTCGTGGTGGCTGGGACGGAGTACATTGGCGGGGCGCGCCCGAGCGCTGGTGCAGGGATGTGCGAATCCTCGACTGCCAGATGTACACTGGCGACGATTGCATTGCCGGCCGATATTGGGAGCGCACCCTGATTCAGAATTGCGTGCTGAACAGCTCCTGTAACCCTGTGCGCATTATTGGGCCGGTGCGGCAGCTCATTCTCCAGCAATGTCTCCTCTATGGCCCCGGTTTGGAGCCGCACCGCACGTCCAATCGCTACAATGCCCTGGCGGGCGTCAATCTGCAGCCCGGGGCATGGGACGCCACCCGCGGTTTGACCGATGATGTGCTCATTTCGGATGTCACCATGCATCATGTCGCCGCGCCCGTGCATATCTCTCTCAAACCCGGCAACACCGCCGGCACCATCCGTGTGCAACGGGTGAACGCCAGCGGCGTGTACCGGGCCGCCATGTCCGCAGAAAGTTGGGCAGATGCCCCCATCACCAACATCATTTTCCGGGACATCACCGTGGAGTACACTGGTGGTGGCCGCGCCGTCTCACCCCTGGCCGCCGTAAAGTCCCCGGGGGTGGATGTGCGTCCGTTGCCAGCTTGGGGATTATACGTCCGCGATGTGCAAAATCTTGAGCTGGACCAAGTGCGGCTACGATTTGAAAAGCCAGATACCCGTCCGGCTCTGCTATTGGAAAAAGTCGGGGAAGCTTGGCTTGAACAGGTCTCAGTACGCCAAGCGGCGGACGCTTCTGCGCCCCTCCTTACCACGAACGTGGGTAAAGTCCATCTCCGGCAAACTAATTTCACCGAACCTTTCCGAGAATTGACGCCTTCGTCTCCTGTTCCCTAG
- a CDS encoding aminopeptidase, giving the protein MNDPRFAKLAKVLVEYSTRLKRGEKVLVELFDVPDEFAVELIRAIRSVQAIPVVEVRHSRLVRELIRDSNPSHASLVRDLELFRIRKMDAYIAVRGAYNANENADVPSERMAMYTRTLRPVLNHRINHTRWVVLRWPTPSMAQAANMSTEAFEDFYFEVCTMDYERMAKAMQPLVRRMKTADRVHIKSPGTDLTFSIKGIGAKGCEGRLNIPDGEVFSCPVKNSVNGVIQFNTPTIYSGKRFENVRLEFKNGKIINATGSDTQRLNEILDTDAGARYIGEFALGFNPYILNPMCDILFDEKIAGSLHFTPGQAYEIADNGNRSAVHWDMVLIQRPEWGGGEIWFDGELIRKDGLFVPKDLQGLNPDNLK; this is encoded by the coding sequence ATGAATGACCCACGTTTTGCCAAACTGGCCAAAGTTTTGGTGGAATATTCCACGCGCTTGAAACGGGGCGAAAAGGTGCTCGTGGAATTGTTTGATGTGCCGGATGAGTTTGCCGTTGAATTGATTCGGGCCATTCGCTCTGTGCAAGCGATCCCGGTGGTGGAGGTGCGCCATAGCCGACTGGTGCGCGAACTGATTCGGGATAGCAATCCTTCGCATGCCTCGCTGGTCCGGGATTTGGAGCTGTTCCGCATCAGGAAAATGGACGCCTACATCGCCGTGCGCGGAGCCTACAATGCGAATGAAAACGCTGATGTGCCCTCCGAACGCATGGCCATGTACACCCGCACCTTGCGGCCGGTGCTCAACCATCGCATCAACCATACCCGCTGGGTGGTCCTGCGCTGGCCCACCCCCTCCATGGCGCAGGCGGCCAACATGAGCACCGAAGCCTTTGAGGACTTTTACTTTGAGGTGTGCACCATGGACTACGAGCGCATGGCCAAGGCCATGCAGCCGCTGGTGCGGCGCATGAAAACCGCTGACCGTGTGCACATCAAATCGCCCGGCACCGATTTAACTTTCAGCATCAAGGGCATTGGCGCCAAAGGCTGCGAGGGGCGGCTCAATATCCCCGATGGCGAGGTTTTTTCCTGCCCCGTTAAAAACAGCGTGAATGGGGTCATCCAGTTTAATACCCCCACCATTTACTCCGGCAAACGTTTTGAAAACGTGCGGCTGGAATTCAAAAACGGAAAAATCATCAACGCCACCGGCAGCGACACCCAGCGGCTCAATGAAATCTTGGATACGGATGCCGGGGCGCGATACATCGGGGAATTCGCCCTCGGATTCAACCCCTATATTTTGAACCCCATGTGCGACATTCTTTTTGACGAGAAGATTGCCGGTTCACTTCACTTCACCCCCGGCCAGGCCTATGAAATCGCCGATAATGGGAATCGCTCGGCCGTCCACTGGGACATGGTTCTCATCCAGCGTCCCGAATGGGGCGGAGGGGAAATATGGTTTGACGGCGAGCTGATCCGCAAAGACGGACTGTTCGTCCCCAAAGACTTGCAGGGTCTGAACCCGGACAACCTCAAATAA
- a CDS encoding polyphosphate polymerase domain-containing protein, with the protein MAVDRMQAQRFELKYLISEETALQVRDFVSCHLDLDEYGVAKPHLSYDVHSLYLDSDSLRTYWDTINGNRNRFKLRIRFYSTDPSVPVYFEIKRRVNNCIMKQRGGVKGSAMPLLLQGYLPEPDHLVSYTPKALVALQNFSRLMHMIQAKPKVHIAYLREAYANEPGTVRVTMDREVRAQPNLTGVISTEMTNPHYSFKPWVILELKFTDRFPNWFGDLVRHFNIMQRGAAKYCASIQAIGAGPLKSIFPVVPEEEVQYTE; encoded by the coding sequence ATGGCGGTTGATCGAATGCAGGCACAGCGGTTTGAGCTGAAGTACCTCATCAGCGAAGAAACCGCTTTGCAAGTGCGCGACTTTGTCTCCTGTCACCTGGACCTGGACGAGTACGGGGTGGCCAAGCCCCACCTGTCCTACGATGTCCACAGCCTCTACCTCGACTCGGACTCGCTGCGGACATACTGGGATACCATCAACGGGAATCGCAACCGCTTCAAACTGCGCATCCGCTTTTACAGCACCGATCCCAGCGTGCCGGTATATTTTGAGATCAAGCGGCGGGTCAACAACTGCATCATGAAACAGCGCGGCGGCGTCAAGGGCAGCGCCATGCCCCTGCTGTTGCAAGGGTACCTGCCCGAGCCGGATCATCTCGTCTCTTACACGCCCAAAGCCCTGGTTGCCTTGCAGAATTTCTCCCGCCTCATGCACATGATCCAGGCCAAGCCCAAAGTGCACATTGCCTACCTGCGCGAGGCGTACGCCAACGAGCCCGGTACCGTGCGCGTCACCATGGATCGGGAGGTGCGCGCCCAACCCAATCTTACGGGCGTCATCAGCACGGAAATGACCAACCCTCACTACAGCTTCAAACCTTGGGTCATTCTGGAGCTGAAATTCACGGATCGCTTCCCCAACTGGTTCGGTGACCTGGTGCGCCACTTTAACATTATGCAGCGCGGCGCAGCAAAGTATTGTGCCTCCATTCAGGCCATTGGCGCGGGCCCGCTCAAAAGCATCTTCCCGGTTGTTCCGGAAGAGGAGGTTCAATATACGGAATAA
- a CDS encoding FAD-dependent oxidoreductase: protein MRCIVCSILAILAVGMVPPRAATVLVEAESFQSLGGWVVDTQFIEIMGSPYLMAHGLGKPVRDAETTVTLLQPGNYRVWVRTKDWVARWQAPGTPGKFQLLINGRPLPVTFGTEGNDWHWQAGGTFTANQREIKLALHDLTGFNGRCDAILFSDDPQFTPPNDSTPAAKWRLRYAGLPEKPRDAGEFDLVVVGGGYAGTAAAVSAARMGCRVALIQNRPVLGGNGSSEIRVWAQGRTRRGLFPRLGEIVEEFMDQAKASPGTAEEFADDRKEAIVRAEKNIQLFLNTHALAVEKDGNRIQAVIALDVRSGELRRFAGRLFADCSGHATLGRVAGAEHTVRETDHLGMSNMWRWRTNETATTFPFTPWALDLSMSDFPYPRNGRGEWFWETGFNRHPLQDLEYMRDWNLRAVFGAFNAMKNKEGREAHTRAELEWVAYIGGTRESVQLLGDVILSRDDIVEKRPFPDGCVPTTWDIDLHYPREEFTRKYPQDPFISRAVFDQSVDREHGYPVPYRCFYSRNLANLFMAGRNVSVTHEALGTVRVMKTGGMMGEVVGKAASICLKHDCTPRDVYERYLTELKTLCHLPGATRRENVHAPLQIPPNPPPLPDPPALEGVDPTSLPGIVIDDTQAKFTGAWGDKGSLKGYIGRGYRYATPAAKATARFEFQVPRDGRYEVRLAQQPHENRARNTPVIVFCAEGEKELEVNQQAKPDLPPTFISLGIFAFTAGKVWAVEIRSAGANGYVHADAVQVLPAP from the coding sequence ATGCGCTGCATTGTCTGTTCCATCCTGGCCATTTTGGCCGTGGGCATGGTGCCCCCTCGAGCGGCCACAGTTCTAGTAGAAGCCGAAAGTTTCCAGTCCCTTGGAGGCTGGGTGGTGGATACCCAGTTTATTGAGATTATGGGATCGCCCTACCTCATGGCTCACGGCCTGGGAAAACCCGTCCGGGACGCGGAAACTACCGTGACCCTGCTGCAACCCGGTAACTATCGGGTGTGGGTGCGTACCAAGGATTGGGTGGCGCGCTGGCAGGCGCCGGGTACACCCGGAAAATTCCAATTGCTTATCAACGGCCGACCCTTGCCGGTGACCTTTGGCACGGAGGGCAACGACTGGCACTGGCAGGCTGGCGGCACTTTTACAGCAAACCAACGCGAGATCAAACTGGCCCTTCACGATTTAACCGGTTTCAACGGCCGCTGTGACGCGATTTTGTTCTCGGACGATCCACAGTTTACCCCTCCCAATGACTCCACCCCGGCGGCAAAATGGCGGCTGCGGTATGCCGGCCTACCCGAGAAGCCACGCGACGCTGGCGAATTTGATCTCGTGGTGGTGGGCGGAGGCTACGCCGGCACAGCGGCGGCCGTATCCGCCGCACGCATGGGTTGCAGGGTGGCGCTCATCCAAAACCGCCCGGTTCTGGGGGGTAATGGCAGCAGTGAAATTCGCGTGTGGGCGCAAGGCCGAACCCGTCGCGGCCTGTTTCCGCGCCTGGGGGAAATTGTCGAGGAGTTCATGGACCAGGCGAAAGCCTCGCCCGGCACGGCCGAGGAATTTGCCGATGACCGCAAGGAGGCCATCGTGCGGGCGGAAAAGAATATTCAGCTTTTCCTCAACACCCACGCCCTGGCCGTGGAAAAAGACGGCAACCGCATTCAGGCAGTCATTGCTCTGGACGTGCGCAGCGGCGAGCTGCGCCGCTTTGCCGGGCGATTATTTGCTGATTGCTCCGGCCACGCCACGCTGGGCCGAGTGGCGGGCGCCGAACATACCGTGCGCGAAACAGATCATCTGGGCATGAGCAACATGTGGCGCTGGCGCACCAACGAGACCGCCACGACTTTTCCATTCACGCCTTGGGCTTTGGATTTGAGCATGAGCGATTTCCCCTATCCCCGGAATGGCCGGGGCGAGTGGTTTTGGGAAACCGGTTTCAACCGGCATCCGTTGCAGGATCTGGAATACATGCGCGACTGGAATCTGCGCGCCGTGTTTGGAGCCTTTAACGCGATGAAAAACAAAGAGGGCCGGGAGGCGCACACCCGCGCCGAGCTGGAATGGGTGGCGTACATCGGCGGCACGCGCGAATCGGTCCAGCTTCTTGGGGATGTCATTCTCAGCCGCGATGACATTGTGGAGAAACGCCCCTTCCCGGATGGCTGTGTACCCACCACGTGGGACATTGATTTACATTATCCCCGCGAGGAATTCACCCGGAAATACCCGCAGGATCCCTTCATCTCCCGGGCTGTGTTTGATCAGTCCGTGGACCGTGAACATGGTTATCCCGTCCCCTATCGCTGTTTTTATTCGCGCAACCTTGCCAATTTATTCATGGCCGGACGCAACGTGAGCGTCACCCACGAAGCTTTGGGTACGGTGCGCGTAATGAAAACGGGCGGAATGATGGGCGAAGTCGTGGGCAAAGCGGCGTCCATTTGTTTGAAACACGACTGCACTCCGCGGGATGTTTATGAACGCTACTTGACCGAGCTTAAGACCTTGTGTCACCTGCCCGGCGCCACACGGCGGGAGAATGTGCATGCGCCCCTGCAAATTCCCCCCAACCCGCCGCCCCTCCCTGACCCGCCCGCCCTGGAAGGGGTGGACCCCACATCGCTGCCGGGCATCGTCATTGATGATACACAGGCCAAATTCACGGGAGCATGGGGCGACAAAGGCAGCCTAAAAGGGTATATCGGGCGGGGCTATCGCTACGCCACGCCCGCCGCTAAAGCCACGGCGCGTTTCGAGTTTCAGGTGCCCCGGGATGGCCGCTATGAGGTTCGGCTGGCCCAACAACCCCACGAAAATCGGGCGCGCAACACGCCTGTGATTGTTTTTTGTGCCGAGGGGGAGAAAGAATTGGAGGTTAATCAGCAGGCGAAACCGGACCTCCCTCCGACTTTTATCAGTCTTGGTATATTCGCTTTCACCGCCGGCAAGGTTTGGGCGGTGGAAATTCGCAGCGCCGGTGCTAATGGTTATGTGCATGCAGACGCCGTGCAGGTGCTTCCCGCGCCCTGA
- a CDS encoding Rrf2 family transcriptional regulator — MKISKKTDYALRALFTLVDAYGRGPVSIRELAERNAVPKRFLEHIMLDLKAKGWVTSIPGARGGYQLAKPPEKITMGEIVRYFDGIIAPIECVSVSGYKACSQEPVCRFRRVFLDARNYVTLLMDRSTLADVARGAPVTGREVFSQGFIGGEGI, encoded by the coding sequence ATGAAAATTTCCAAGAAGACTGATTACGCCCTGCGGGCGTTGTTCACGCTGGTGGACGCCTATGGCCGGGGGCCGGTCTCCATCCGTGAACTTGCCGAGCGCAACGCTGTACCCAAACGCTTTCTGGAGCATATCATGCTGGACTTGAAGGCCAAGGGATGGGTCACCAGCATCCCTGGCGCCCGCGGCGGTTATCAGCTCGCCAAGCCGCCCGAAAAAATAACCATGGGCGAAATCGTCCGCTACTTTGACGGCATCATTGCCCCCATCGAATGTGTCTCGGTCTCCGGCTACAAGGCCTGCTCGCAGGAGCCGGTTTGCCGGTTCCGCCGCGTTTTTCTGGATGCCCGCAATTACGTCACCCTGCTGATGGACCGCTCCACCCTCGCCGATGTGGCCCGCGGCGCTCCCGTTACGGGGCGCGAAGTCTTCTCGCAAGGTTTTATTGGTGGCGAGGGGATCTAG